The following proteins are encoded in a genomic region of Sparus aurata chromosome 11, fSpaAur1.1, whole genome shotgun sequence:
- the tcf3b gene encoding transcription factor 3b isoform X6 codes for MNEQQQRMAAVGTDKELNDLLDFSAMFAPPVANGKNRTMTLASSQFGGSAIDERSGSGSWGSAEQNSPSFSQGRGYAEGSHYNEHEGLSSPFISSGVAGKNERPPYPPFGSQPGFLPSDIAMPSPDAMSPSGIKSGSQFYPSYPNNPRRRPPDGGIDTQPKKIRKPPGLPSSVYASTSGDEYARDNGGYPGAKPGAVYPGSFYMQEDPWSSSGYSAMLGNSPHIGQPGSFSAINPQDRMNYPLHSSEVNGFHSAPTTYNHTPAINGEGIMANRGTTAGSSGDEIGKALASIYPSDHNSNNFSSAPSTPGSPQTIAGAQSQWQRPTTPNYEGPPHALQSKLEDRLEEAIHVLRNHAVGQGLEGAHSDMHSLLSSVHNGGLGALSPAFPNASLALSNRHPAMQGGKHEEPTGLPPSSTLLHGHHASGPTPSVGQPEGFTSLPGGLARSTHSSSSSDIKREDKEDDENSSVADKSDDEKKESKARSRTRKEALTLQMLSSLSDQKDDPEEDDEDLPPEVKMEREKERRVANNARERLRVRDINEAFKELGRMCQLHLSHDKPQTKLLILHQAVNVILNLEQQVRERNLNPKAACLKRREEEKVSGVVGDAPMQLSGGHPSMGGDGHNPVGHM; via the exons CAATAGATGAGCGAAGCGGCTCTGGGTCTTGGGGCTCGGCAGAACAGAACAGCCCCTCTTTCAGCCAAGGACGG GGCTATGCTGAAGGATCCCACTACAATGAGCATGAAGGCTTGTCCTCTCCATTCATCAGTTCAGGGGTCGCTG GTAAAAATGAGAGGCCACCGTACCCTCCCTTTGGAAGCCAG CCCGGCTTTCTTCCTAGCGACATAGCGATGCCCAGCCCAGATGCCATGTCCCCCTCTGGCATAAAATCTGGCTCCCAGTTTTACCCGTCATACCCCAACAATCCGAGGAGAAGGCCGCCTGATGGAGGCATTG ACACCCAGCCAAAGAAGATTCGGAAACCCCCTGGCCTGCCGTCCTCG GTGTATGCCTCCACATCTGGTGATGAGTACGCAAGGGACAATGGAGGATATCCCGGTGCCAAGCCAGGAGCTGTCTACCCCGGCTCTTTCTATATGCAAG AAGACCCTTGGTCGTCTTCTGGCTACTCCGCCATGCTGGGTAACTCTCCTCACATCGGGCAGCCAGGCTCCTTCTCAGCAATTAACCCACAGGACAGGATG AACTATCCTCTGCACAGCAGTGAAGTCAACGGCTTCCACTCAGCCCCCACCACCTACAACCACACACCCGCCATCAACGGTGAAGGCATCATGG CCAACCGAGGCACCACAGCTGGCAGTTCAGGAGATGAAATCGGGAAGGCTCTTGCCTCA ATTTACCCGTCGGACCACAACAGTAATAACTTCTCCTCCGCTCCGTCTACtcctggatctcctcagactaTCGCAG GAGCTCAGTCTCAGTGGCAAAGACCAACCACACCCAACTATGAAGGGCCACCACATGCATTG CAGAGTAAACTGGAGGACCGTTTGGAGGAGGCAATTCATGTACTGCGTAACCATGCTGTGGGCCAGGGCTTAGAGGGCGCCCACTCTGACATGCACAgcctgctgtcctcagtacACAACGGTGGCCTTGGGGCCCTCTCTCCAGCTTTTCCCAATGCTAGCCTTGCCCTCAGCAACAGACATCCTGCTATG CAGGGAGGGAAACACGAGGAACCTACAGGCCTTCCTCCCAGCAGCACTCTTCTGCACGGTCATCACGCATCCGGGCCCACACCGTCAGTTGGCCAACCAGAAGGCTTTACCA GTCTCCCTGGTGGTCTTGCCCGCTCCACACACTCCTCCAGCAGCTCGGACATCAAAAGAGAAGACAAAGAGGATGATGAAAACTCATCTGTTGCAGACAAGTCAGATGATGAAAAGAAGGAAAGCAAGGCACGCAGTCGAACAAG AAAGGAGGCGTTGACCCTCCAGATGCTCTCTAGCCTTTCAGACCAGAAAGATGA tccagaagaagatgatgaagaccTTCCCCCCGAGGTGAAAATGGAGCGTGAGAAGGAACGGCGAGTGGCTAACAACGCCCGCGAGCGTCTCCGAGTACGGGACATCAATGAGGCTTTTAAGGAGCTAGGGAGGATGTGCCAGCTGCACCTAAGCCATGACAAACCTCAGACCAAACTTCTCATCCTGCACCAAGCCGTTAATGTCATCCTCAATTTAGAACAACAAGTCAGAG AGCGGAACCTTAACCCAAAGGCAGCATGTTTAAAACGCcgtgaggaggagaaggtgtCTGGGGTGGTGGGTGACGCACCCATGCAGCTCTCAGGAGGCCATCCTAGTATGGGAGGAGATGGCCACAACCCAGTTGGCCACATGTAA
- the tcf3b gene encoding transcription factor 3b isoform X1 codes for MNEQQQRMAAVGTDKELNDLLDFSAMFAPPVANGKNRTMTLASSQFGGSAIDERSGSGSWGSAEQNSPSFSQGRGYAEGSHYNEHEGLSSPFISSGVAGKNERPPYPPFGSQPGFLPSDIAMPSPDAMSPSGIKSGSQFYPSYPNNPRRRPPDGGIDTQPKKIRKPPGLPSSVYASTSGDEYARDNGGYPGAKPGAVYPGSFYMQEDPWSSSGYSAMLGNSPHIGQPGSFSAINPQDRMNRQPLPLSPQNYPLHSSEVNGFHSAPTTYNHTPAINGEGIMANRGTTAGSSGDEIGKALASIYPSDHNSNNFSSAPSTPGSPQTIAGAQSQWQRPTTPNYEGPPHALQSKLEDRLEEAIHVLRNHAVGQGLEGAHSDMHSLLSSVHNGGLGALSPAFPNASLALSNRHPAMQGGKHEEPTGLPPSSTLLHGHHASGPTPSVGQPEGFTSLPGGLARSTHSSSSSDIKREDKEDDENSSVADKSDDEKKESKARSRTRKEALTLQMLSSLSDQKDDPEEDDEDLPPEVKMEREKERRVANNARERLRVRDINEAFKELGRMCQLHLSHDKPQTKLLILHQAVNVILNLEQQVRERNLNPKAACLKRREEEKVSGVVGDAPMQLSGGHPSMGGDGHNPVGHM; via the exons CAATAGATGAGCGAAGCGGCTCTGGGTCTTGGGGCTCGGCAGAACAGAACAGCCCCTCTTTCAGCCAAGGACGG GGCTATGCTGAAGGATCCCACTACAATGAGCATGAAGGCTTGTCCTCTCCATTCATCAGTTCAGGGGTCGCTG GTAAAAATGAGAGGCCACCGTACCCTCCCTTTGGAAGCCAG CCCGGCTTTCTTCCTAGCGACATAGCGATGCCCAGCCCAGATGCCATGTCCCCCTCTGGCATAAAATCTGGCTCCCAGTTTTACCCGTCATACCCCAACAATCCGAGGAGAAGGCCGCCTGATGGAGGCATTG ACACCCAGCCAAAGAAGATTCGGAAACCCCCTGGCCTGCCGTCCTCG GTGTATGCCTCCACATCTGGTGATGAGTACGCAAGGGACAATGGAGGATATCCCGGTGCCAAGCCAGGAGCTGTCTACCCCGGCTCTTTCTATATGCAAG AAGACCCTTGGTCGTCTTCTGGCTACTCCGCCATGCTGGGTAACTCTCCTCACATCGGGCAGCCAGGCTCCTTCTCAGCAATTAACCCACAGGACAGGATG AATCGTCAACCCCTGCCTCTGTCCCCACAGAACTATCCTCTGCACAGCAGTGAAGTCAACGGCTTCCACTCAGCCCCCACCACCTACAACCACACACCCGCCATCAACGGTGAAGGCATCATGG CCAACCGAGGCACCACAGCTGGCAGTTCAGGAGATGAAATCGGGAAGGCTCTTGCCTCA ATTTACCCGTCGGACCACAACAGTAATAACTTCTCCTCCGCTCCGTCTACtcctggatctcctcagactaTCGCAG GAGCTCAGTCTCAGTGGCAAAGACCAACCACACCCAACTATGAAGGGCCACCACATGCATTG CAGAGTAAACTGGAGGACCGTTTGGAGGAGGCAATTCATGTACTGCGTAACCATGCTGTGGGCCAGGGCTTAGAGGGCGCCCACTCTGACATGCACAgcctgctgtcctcagtacACAACGGTGGCCTTGGGGCCCTCTCTCCAGCTTTTCCCAATGCTAGCCTTGCCCTCAGCAACAGACATCCTGCTATG CAGGGAGGGAAACACGAGGAACCTACAGGCCTTCCTCCCAGCAGCACTCTTCTGCACGGTCATCACGCATCCGGGCCCACACCGTCAGTTGGCCAACCAGAAGGCTTTACCA GTCTCCCTGGTGGTCTTGCCCGCTCCACACACTCCTCCAGCAGCTCGGACATCAAAAGAGAAGACAAAGAGGATGATGAAAACTCATCTGTTGCAGACAAGTCAGATGATGAAAAGAAGGAAAGCAAGGCACGCAGTCGAACAAG AAAGGAGGCGTTGACCCTCCAGATGCTCTCTAGCCTTTCAGACCAGAAAGATGA tccagaagaagatgatgaagaccTTCCCCCCGAGGTGAAAATGGAGCGTGAGAAGGAACGGCGAGTGGCTAACAACGCCCGCGAGCGTCTCCGAGTACGGGACATCAATGAGGCTTTTAAGGAGCTAGGGAGGATGTGCCAGCTGCACCTAAGCCATGACAAACCTCAGACCAAACTTCTCATCCTGCACCAAGCCGTTAATGTCATCCTCAATTTAGAACAACAAGTCAGAG AGCGGAACCTTAACCCAAAGGCAGCATGTTTAAAACGCcgtgaggaggagaaggtgtCTGGGGTGGTGGGTGACGCACCCATGCAGCTCTCAGGAGGCCATCCTAGTATGGGAGGAGATGGCCACAACCCAGTTGGCCACATGTAA
- the tcf3b gene encoding transcription factor 3b isoform X9 — MNEQQQRMAAVGTDKELNDLLDFSAMFAPPVANGKNRTMTLASSQFGGSAIDERSGSGSWGSAEQNSPSFSQGRGYAEGSHYNEHEGLSSPFISSGVAGKNERPPYPPFGSQPGFLPSDIAMPSPDAMSPSGIKSGSQFYPSYPNNPRRRPPDGGIDTQPKKIRKPPGLPSSVYASTSGDEYARDNGGYPGAKPGAVYPGSFYMQDPWSSSGYSAMLGNSPHIGQPGSFSAINPQDRMNYPLHSSEVNGFHSAPTTYNHTPAINGEGIMANRGTTAGSSGDEIGKALASIYPSDHNSNNFSSAPSTPGSPQTIAGAQSQWQRPTTPNYEGPPHALSKLEDRLEEAIHVLRNHAVGQGLEGAHSDMHSLLSSVHNGGLGALSPAFPNASLALSNRHPAMQGGKHEEPTGLPPSSTLLHGHHASGPTPSVGQPEGFTSLPGGLARSTHSSSSSDIKREDKEDDENSSVADKSDDEKKESKARSRTRKEALTLQMLSSLSDQKDDPEEDDEDLPPEVKMEREKERRVANNARERLRVRDINEAFKELGRMCQLHLSHDKPQTKLLILHQAVNVILNLEQQVRERNLNPKAACLKRREEEKVSGVVGDAPMQLSGGHPSMGGDGHNPVGHM; from the exons CAATAGATGAGCGAAGCGGCTCTGGGTCTTGGGGCTCGGCAGAACAGAACAGCCCCTCTTTCAGCCAAGGACGG GGCTATGCTGAAGGATCCCACTACAATGAGCATGAAGGCTTGTCCTCTCCATTCATCAGTTCAGGGGTCGCTG GTAAAAATGAGAGGCCACCGTACCCTCCCTTTGGAAGCCAG CCCGGCTTTCTTCCTAGCGACATAGCGATGCCCAGCCCAGATGCCATGTCCCCCTCTGGCATAAAATCTGGCTCCCAGTTTTACCCGTCATACCCCAACAATCCGAGGAGAAGGCCGCCTGATGGAGGCATTG ACACCCAGCCAAAGAAGATTCGGAAACCCCCTGGCCTGCCGTCCTCG GTGTATGCCTCCACATCTGGTGATGAGTACGCAAGGGACAATGGAGGATATCCCGGTGCCAAGCCAGGAGCTGTCTACCCCGGCTCTTTCTATATGCAAG ACCCTTGGTCGTCTTCTGGCTACTCCGCCATGCTGGGTAACTCTCCTCACATCGGGCAGCCAGGCTCCTTCTCAGCAATTAACCCACAGGACAGGATG AACTATCCTCTGCACAGCAGTGAAGTCAACGGCTTCCACTCAGCCCCCACCACCTACAACCACACACCCGCCATCAACGGTGAAGGCATCATGG CCAACCGAGGCACCACAGCTGGCAGTTCAGGAGATGAAATCGGGAAGGCTCTTGCCTCA ATTTACCCGTCGGACCACAACAGTAATAACTTCTCCTCCGCTCCGTCTACtcctggatctcctcagactaTCGCAG GAGCTCAGTCTCAGTGGCAAAGACCAACCACACCCAACTATGAAGGGCCACCACATGCATTG AGTAAACTGGAGGACCGTTTGGAGGAGGCAATTCATGTACTGCGTAACCATGCTGTGGGCCAGGGCTTAGAGGGCGCCCACTCTGACATGCACAgcctgctgtcctcagtacACAACGGTGGCCTTGGGGCCCTCTCTCCAGCTTTTCCCAATGCTAGCCTTGCCCTCAGCAACAGACATCCTGCTATG CAGGGAGGGAAACACGAGGAACCTACAGGCCTTCCTCCCAGCAGCACTCTTCTGCACGGTCATCACGCATCCGGGCCCACACCGTCAGTTGGCCAACCAGAAGGCTTTACCA GTCTCCCTGGTGGTCTTGCCCGCTCCACACACTCCTCCAGCAGCTCGGACATCAAAAGAGAAGACAAAGAGGATGATGAAAACTCATCTGTTGCAGACAAGTCAGATGATGAAAAGAAGGAAAGCAAGGCACGCAGTCGAACAAG AAAGGAGGCGTTGACCCTCCAGATGCTCTCTAGCCTTTCAGACCAGAAAGATGA tccagaagaagatgatgaagaccTTCCCCCCGAGGTGAAAATGGAGCGTGAGAAGGAACGGCGAGTGGCTAACAACGCCCGCGAGCGTCTCCGAGTACGGGACATCAATGAGGCTTTTAAGGAGCTAGGGAGGATGTGCCAGCTGCACCTAAGCCATGACAAACCTCAGACCAAACTTCTCATCCTGCACCAAGCCGTTAATGTCATCCTCAATTTAGAACAACAAGTCAGAG AGCGGAACCTTAACCCAAAGGCAGCATGTTTAAAACGCcgtgaggaggagaaggtgtCTGGGGTGGTGGGTGACGCACCCATGCAGCTCTCAGGAGGCCATCCTAGTATGGGAGGAGATGGCCACAACCCAGTTGGCCACATGTAA
- the tcf3b gene encoding transcription factor 3b isoform X8 codes for MNEQQQRMAAVGTDKELNDLLDFSAMFAPPVANGKNRTMTLASSQFGGSAIDERSGSGSWGSAEQNSPSFSQGRGYAEGSHYNEHEGLSSPFISSGVAGKNERPPYPPFGSQPGFLPSDIAMPSPDAMSPSGIKSGSQFYPSYPNNPRRRPPDGGIDTQPKKIRKPPGLPSSVYASTSGDEYARDNGGYPGAKPGAVYPGSFYMQDPWSSSGYSAMLGNSPHIGQPGSFSAINPQDRMNYPLHSSEVNGFHSAPTTYNHTPAINGEGIMANRGTTAGSSGDEIGKALASIYPSDHNSNNFSSAPSTPGSPQTIAGAQSQWQRPTTPNYEGPPHALQSKLEDRLEEAIHVLRNHAVGQGLEGAHSDMHSLLSSVHNGGLGALSPAFPNASLALSNRHPAMQGGKHEEPTGLPPSSTLLHGHHASGPTPSVGQPEGFTSLPGGLARSTHSSSSSDIKREDKEDDENSSVADKSDDEKKESKARSRTRKEALTLQMLSSLSDQKDDPEEDDEDLPPEVKMEREKERRVANNARERLRVRDINEAFKELGRMCQLHLSHDKPQTKLLILHQAVNVILNLEQQVRERNLNPKAACLKRREEEKVSGVVGDAPMQLSGGHPSMGGDGHNPVGHM; via the exons CAATAGATGAGCGAAGCGGCTCTGGGTCTTGGGGCTCGGCAGAACAGAACAGCCCCTCTTTCAGCCAAGGACGG GGCTATGCTGAAGGATCCCACTACAATGAGCATGAAGGCTTGTCCTCTCCATTCATCAGTTCAGGGGTCGCTG GTAAAAATGAGAGGCCACCGTACCCTCCCTTTGGAAGCCAG CCCGGCTTTCTTCCTAGCGACATAGCGATGCCCAGCCCAGATGCCATGTCCCCCTCTGGCATAAAATCTGGCTCCCAGTTTTACCCGTCATACCCCAACAATCCGAGGAGAAGGCCGCCTGATGGAGGCATTG ACACCCAGCCAAAGAAGATTCGGAAACCCCCTGGCCTGCCGTCCTCG GTGTATGCCTCCACATCTGGTGATGAGTACGCAAGGGACAATGGAGGATATCCCGGTGCCAAGCCAGGAGCTGTCTACCCCGGCTCTTTCTATATGCAAG ACCCTTGGTCGTCTTCTGGCTACTCCGCCATGCTGGGTAACTCTCCTCACATCGGGCAGCCAGGCTCCTTCTCAGCAATTAACCCACAGGACAGGATG AACTATCCTCTGCACAGCAGTGAAGTCAACGGCTTCCACTCAGCCCCCACCACCTACAACCACACACCCGCCATCAACGGTGAAGGCATCATGG CCAACCGAGGCACCACAGCTGGCAGTTCAGGAGATGAAATCGGGAAGGCTCTTGCCTCA ATTTACCCGTCGGACCACAACAGTAATAACTTCTCCTCCGCTCCGTCTACtcctggatctcctcagactaTCGCAG GAGCTCAGTCTCAGTGGCAAAGACCAACCACACCCAACTATGAAGGGCCACCACATGCATTG CAGAGTAAACTGGAGGACCGTTTGGAGGAGGCAATTCATGTACTGCGTAACCATGCTGTGGGCCAGGGCTTAGAGGGCGCCCACTCTGACATGCACAgcctgctgtcctcagtacACAACGGTGGCCTTGGGGCCCTCTCTCCAGCTTTTCCCAATGCTAGCCTTGCCCTCAGCAACAGACATCCTGCTATG CAGGGAGGGAAACACGAGGAACCTACAGGCCTTCCTCCCAGCAGCACTCTTCTGCACGGTCATCACGCATCCGGGCCCACACCGTCAGTTGGCCAACCAGAAGGCTTTACCA GTCTCCCTGGTGGTCTTGCCCGCTCCACACACTCCTCCAGCAGCTCGGACATCAAAAGAGAAGACAAAGAGGATGATGAAAACTCATCTGTTGCAGACAAGTCAGATGATGAAAAGAAGGAAAGCAAGGCACGCAGTCGAACAAG AAAGGAGGCGTTGACCCTCCAGATGCTCTCTAGCCTTTCAGACCAGAAAGATGA tccagaagaagatgatgaagaccTTCCCCCCGAGGTGAAAATGGAGCGTGAGAAGGAACGGCGAGTGGCTAACAACGCCCGCGAGCGTCTCCGAGTACGGGACATCAATGAGGCTTTTAAGGAGCTAGGGAGGATGTGCCAGCTGCACCTAAGCCATGACAAACCTCAGACCAAACTTCTCATCCTGCACCAAGCCGTTAATGTCATCCTCAATTTAGAACAACAAGTCAGAG AGCGGAACCTTAACCCAAAGGCAGCATGTTTAAAACGCcgtgaggaggagaaggtgtCTGGGGTGGTGGGTGACGCACCCATGCAGCTCTCAGGAGGCCATCCTAGTATGGGAGGAGATGGCCACAACCCAGTTGGCCACATGTAA
- the tcf3b gene encoding transcription factor 3b isoform X10 produces the protein MNEQQQRMAAVGTDKELNDLLDFSAMFAPPVANGKNRTMTLASSQFGGSAIDERSGSGSWGSAEQNSPSFSQGRGYAEGSHYNEHEGLSSPFISSGVAGKNERPPYPPFGSQPGFLPSDIAMPSPDAMSPSGIKSGSQFYPSYPNNPRRRPPDGGIDTQPKKIRKPPGLPSSVYASTSGDEYARDNGGYPGAKPGAVYPGSFYMQEDPWSSSGYSAMLGNSPHIGQPGSFSAINPQDRMNRQPLPLSPQNYPLHSSEVNGFHSAPTTYNHTPAINGEGIMANRGTTAGSSGDEIGKALASIYPSDHNSNNFSSAPSTPGSPQTIAGAQSQWQRPTTPNYEGPPHALQSKLEDRLEEAIHVLRNHAVGQGLEGAHSDMHSLLSSVHNGGLGALSPAFPNASLALSNRHPAMQGGKHEEPTGLPPSSTLLHGHHASGPTPSVGQPEGFTSLPGGLARSTHSSSSSDIKREDKEDDENSSVADKSDDEKKESKARSRTSPEEDDEDLPPEVKMEREKERRVANNARERLRVRDINEAFKELGRMCQLHLSHDKPQTKLLILHQAVNVILNLEQQVRERNLNPKAACLKRREEEKVSGVVGDAPMQLSGGHPSMGGDGHNPVGHM, from the exons CAATAGATGAGCGAAGCGGCTCTGGGTCTTGGGGCTCGGCAGAACAGAACAGCCCCTCTTTCAGCCAAGGACGG GGCTATGCTGAAGGATCCCACTACAATGAGCATGAAGGCTTGTCCTCTCCATTCATCAGTTCAGGGGTCGCTG GTAAAAATGAGAGGCCACCGTACCCTCCCTTTGGAAGCCAG CCCGGCTTTCTTCCTAGCGACATAGCGATGCCCAGCCCAGATGCCATGTCCCCCTCTGGCATAAAATCTGGCTCCCAGTTTTACCCGTCATACCCCAACAATCCGAGGAGAAGGCCGCCTGATGGAGGCATTG ACACCCAGCCAAAGAAGATTCGGAAACCCCCTGGCCTGCCGTCCTCG GTGTATGCCTCCACATCTGGTGATGAGTACGCAAGGGACAATGGAGGATATCCCGGTGCCAAGCCAGGAGCTGTCTACCCCGGCTCTTTCTATATGCAAG AAGACCCTTGGTCGTCTTCTGGCTACTCCGCCATGCTGGGTAACTCTCCTCACATCGGGCAGCCAGGCTCCTTCTCAGCAATTAACCCACAGGACAGGATG AATCGTCAACCCCTGCCTCTGTCCCCACAGAACTATCCTCTGCACAGCAGTGAAGTCAACGGCTTCCACTCAGCCCCCACCACCTACAACCACACACCCGCCATCAACGGTGAAGGCATCATGG CCAACCGAGGCACCACAGCTGGCAGTTCAGGAGATGAAATCGGGAAGGCTCTTGCCTCA ATTTACCCGTCGGACCACAACAGTAATAACTTCTCCTCCGCTCCGTCTACtcctggatctcctcagactaTCGCAG GAGCTCAGTCTCAGTGGCAAAGACCAACCACACCCAACTATGAAGGGCCACCACATGCATTG CAGAGTAAACTGGAGGACCGTTTGGAGGAGGCAATTCATGTACTGCGTAACCATGCTGTGGGCCAGGGCTTAGAGGGCGCCCACTCTGACATGCACAgcctgctgtcctcagtacACAACGGTGGCCTTGGGGCCCTCTCTCCAGCTTTTCCCAATGCTAGCCTTGCCCTCAGCAACAGACATCCTGCTATG CAGGGAGGGAAACACGAGGAACCTACAGGCCTTCCTCCCAGCAGCACTCTTCTGCACGGTCATCACGCATCCGGGCCCACACCGTCAGTTGGCCAACCAGAAGGCTTTACCA GTCTCCCTGGTGGTCTTGCCCGCTCCACACACTCCTCCAGCAGCTCGGACATCAAAAGAGAAGACAAAGAGGATGATGAAAACTCATCTGTTGCAGACAAGTCAGATGATGAAAAGAAGGAAAGCAAGGCACGCAGTCGAACAAG tccagaagaagatgatgaagaccTTCCCCCCGAGGTGAAAATGGAGCGTGAGAAGGAACGGCGAGTGGCTAACAACGCCCGCGAGCGTCTCCGAGTACGGGACATCAATGAGGCTTTTAAGGAGCTAGGGAGGATGTGCCAGCTGCACCTAAGCCATGACAAACCTCAGACCAAACTTCTCATCCTGCACCAAGCCGTTAATGTCATCCTCAATTTAGAACAACAAGTCAGAG AGCGGAACCTTAACCCAAAGGCAGCATGTTTAAAACGCcgtgaggaggagaaggtgtCTGGGGTGGTGGGTGACGCACCCATGCAGCTCTCAGGAGGCCATCCTAGTATGGGAGGAGATGGCCACAACCCAGTTGGCCACATGTAA
- the tcf3b gene encoding transcription factor 3b isoform X4 produces the protein MNEQQQRMAAVGTDKELNDLLDFSAMFAPPVANGKNRTMTLASSQFGGSAIDERSGSGSWGSAEQNSPSFSQGRGYAEGSHYNEHEGLSSPFISSGVAGKNERPPYPPFGSQPGFLPSDIAMPSPDAMSPSGIKSGSQFYPSYPNNPRRRPPDGGIDTQPKKIRKPPGLPSSVYASTSGDEYARDNGGYPGAKPGAVYPGSFYMQDPWSSSGYSAMLGNSPHIGQPGSFSAINPQDRMNRQPLPLSPQNYPLHSSEVNGFHSAPTTYNHTPAINGEGIMANRGTTAGSSGDEIGKALASIYPSDHNSNNFSSAPSTPGSPQTIAGAQSQWQRPTTPNYEGPPHALQSKLEDRLEEAIHVLRNHAVGQGLEGAHSDMHSLLSSVHNGGLGALSPAFPNASLALSNRHPAMQGGKHEEPTGLPPSSTLLHGHHASGPTPSVGQPEGFTSLPGGLARSTHSSSSSDIKREDKEDDENSSVADKSDDEKKESKARSRTRKEALTLQMLSSLSDQKDDPEEDDEDLPPEVKMEREKERRVANNARERLRVRDINEAFKELGRMCQLHLSHDKPQTKLLILHQAVNVILNLEQQVRERNLNPKAACLKRREEEKVSGVVGDAPMQLSGGHPSMGGDGHNPVGHM, from the exons CAATAGATGAGCGAAGCGGCTCTGGGTCTTGGGGCTCGGCAGAACAGAACAGCCCCTCTTTCAGCCAAGGACGG GGCTATGCTGAAGGATCCCACTACAATGAGCATGAAGGCTTGTCCTCTCCATTCATCAGTTCAGGGGTCGCTG GTAAAAATGAGAGGCCACCGTACCCTCCCTTTGGAAGCCAG CCCGGCTTTCTTCCTAGCGACATAGCGATGCCCAGCCCAGATGCCATGTCCCCCTCTGGCATAAAATCTGGCTCCCAGTTTTACCCGTCATACCCCAACAATCCGAGGAGAAGGCCGCCTGATGGAGGCATTG ACACCCAGCCAAAGAAGATTCGGAAACCCCCTGGCCTGCCGTCCTCG GTGTATGCCTCCACATCTGGTGATGAGTACGCAAGGGACAATGGAGGATATCCCGGTGCCAAGCCAGGAGCTGTCTACCCCGGCTCTTTCTATATGCAAG ACCCTTGGTCGTCTTCTGGCTACTCCGCCATGCTGGGTAACTCTCCTCACATCGGGCAGCCAGGCTCCTTCTCAGCAATTAACCCACAGGACAGGATG AATCGTCAACCCCTGCCTCTGTCCCCACAGAACTATCCTCTGCACAGCAGTGAAGTCAACGGCTTCCACTCAGCCCCCACCACCTACAACCACACACCCGCCATCAACGGTGAAGGCATCATGG CCAACCGAGGCACCACAGCTGGCAGTTCAGGAGATGAAATCGGGAAGGCTCTTGCCTCA ATTTACCCGTCGGACCACAACAGTAATAACTTCTCCTCCGCTCCGTCTACtcctggatctcctcagactaTCGCAG GAGCTCAGTCTCAGTGGCAAAGACCAACCACACCCAACTATGAAGGGCCACCACATGCATTG CAGAGTAAACTGGAGGACCGTTTGGAGGAGGCAATTCATGTACTGCGTAACCATGCTGTGGGCCAGGGCTTAGAGGGCGCCCACTCTGACATGCACAgcctgctgtcctcagtacACAACGGTGGCCTTGGGGCCCTCTCTCCAGCTTTTCCCAATGCTAGCCTTGCCCTCAGCAACAGACATCCTGCTATG CAGGGAGGGAAACACGAGGAACCTACAGGCCTTCCTCCCAGCAGCACTCTTCTGCACGGTCATCACGCATCCGGGCCCACACCGTCAGTTGGCCAACCAGAAGGCTTTACCA GTCTCCCTGGTGGTCTTGCCCGCTCCACACACTCCTCCAGCAGCTCGGACATCAAAAGAGAAGACAAAGAGGATGATGAAAACTCATCTGTTGCAGACAAGTCAGATGATGAAAAGAAGGAAAGCAAGGCACGCAGTCGAACAAG AAAGGAGGCGTTGACCCTCCAGATGCTCTCTAGCCTTTCAGACCAGAAAGATGA tccagaagaagatgatgaagaccTTCCCCCCGAGGTGAAAATGGAGCGTGAGAAGGAACGGCGAGTGGCTAACAACGCCCGCGAGCGTCTCCGAGTACGGGACATCAATGAGGCTTTTAAGGAGCTAGGGAGGATGTGCCAGCTGCACCTAAGCCATGACAAACCTCAGACCAAACTTCTCATCCTGCACCAAGCCGTTAATGTCATCCTCAATTTAGAACAACAAGTCAGAG AGCGGAACCTTAACCCAAAGGCAGCATGTTTAAAACGCcgtgaggaggagaaggtgtCTGGGGTGGTGGGTGACGCACCCATGCAGCTCTCAGGAGGCCATCCTAGTATGGGAGGAGATGGCCACAACCCAGTTGGCCACATGTAA